A region from the Rhodamnia argentea isolate NSW1041297 chromosome 7, ASM2092103v1, whole genome shotgun sequence genome encodes:
- the LOC115743572 gene encoding probable 3-hydroxyisobutyryl-CoA hydrolase 3 produces the protein MQALSSTELFRRHLTELPVLFEEHSGLRTVILNRPSKLNSLTFEMVSEMFRKLQIYEDDHTVNLVILKGNGKAFCAGGDVIGITCTMLTGHWSFGASFFRKQLTLDHLIATYKKPLVCLINGVVMGGGAGISMHGSFRVVTENTVFAMPEASFGHFPDVGASYFLSKLPGYFGEYLGLTGARLDGPTMLACGLATHFVFSKDLPLLEQGLCSVDSSNTSEIVSVINKYAHKSNPKEEVLHKRLKIINKCFSRDTVEGILHSLETESLDNSAEKWIADAVKNMNFASPTGLKIFLRSIREGRGQTIEQCLAQEFTIFCNIMRRKITNDFYEGSRALLFDKDKKPQWDPRKLELVKAETVDMLFKALEDDEDWNCLQLPARPSNNLLDRARSKL, from the exons atGCAGGCTCTAAGCTCTACCGAGTTGTTCCGCAGACATTTAACAGAGCTGCCG GTGCTGTTTGAAGAGCATTCAGGATTGAGGACGGTGATCTTGAACCGGCCTTCCAAGTTAAACTCCCTCACTTTCGAAATG GTTTCTGAGATGTTTAGGAAGTTGCAAATCTATGAAGATGATCATACGGTCAACCTTGTTATCTTGAAG GGAAACGGGAAAGCATTCTGTGCGGGTGGTGATGTTATTGGAATTACTTGCACCATGTTAACAG GACATTGGAGCTTCGGAGCAAGCTTTTTCAGGAAACAGCTCACTTTGGATCACTTGATAGCTACCTACAAAAAGCCTTTG GTATGCCTCATCAATGGAGTTGTAATGGGTGGTGGCGCTGGAATCTCCATGCACGGGAGCTTTAGAGTCGTGACTGAGAATACG GTATTTGCGATGCCTGAAGCATCATTTGGACATTTTCCTGATGTGGGTGCTTCTTATTTTCTATCCAAGCTTCCTGGTTACTTTG GTGAATATCTAGGGTTAACCGGGGCACGGTTAGATGGACCAACAATGCTTGCATGTGGTCTTGCAACtcattttgtcttttcaaag GATCTTCCTCTTTTAGAACAAGGTCTCTGTTCGGTGGATTCATCAAATACATCAGAAATTGTATCTGTCATCAACAAATATGCGCACAAATCCAATCCGAAAGAGGAAGTCCTCCACAAAAG ATTAAAGATTATAAACAAATGTTTCTCAAGAGACACTGTGGAGGGCATACTACATTCTCTT GAAACGGAGTCGCTGGACAACTCGGCAGAGAAATGGATCGCCGATGCAGTGAAGAATATGAACTTTGCTAGTCCGACTGGCCTAAAGATTTTTCTGCGATCG ATAAGAGAAGGGCGTGGTCAGACGATCGAACAATGTCTAGCTCAGGAGTTCACCATCTTTTGCAACATCATGCGAAGGAAGATCACCAATGACTTCTATGAG GGTTCAAGGGCACTTTTATTCGATAAAGACAAAAAGCCCCAG TGGGATCCACGAAAGTTAGAATTAGTCAAAGCGGAGACGGTGGATATGCTATTCAAAGCATTGGAGGACGACGAGGATTGGAATTGTCTTCAGCTCCCTGCACGACCCTCCAACAACTTGCTTGACCGTGCGAGATCGAAGCTGTGA